From Synoicihabitans lomoniglobus, the proteins below share one genomic window:
- a CDS encoding helix-turn-helix domain-containing protein translates to MSTETRFDFSVLRTLRRQHDMTLNGLSEASGVSVAVISKLERNQQTAAIDTLYRLGRAFGLSATDLLSMAESSLAHRVGEKSHAHGGFSFREIRYANLAALLGSAPQGAAISRPEVHRDDTEACWVLEGELRLKLPHETCNLTAGDSVQFDAIQEHTYEALTDTRFLILHLRKDKRY, encoded by the coding sequence ATGTCTACCGAGACTCGTTTCGATTTTTCCGTGCTTCGCACCCTTCGTCGGCAACACGATATGACGCTCAACGGGCTATCCGAAGCGTCCGGTGTCTCCGTCGCGGTGATTTCGAAACTGGAGCGCAACCAACAAACGGCGGCGATCGACACGCTTTACCGCTTGGGACGCGCCTTCGGACTGAGCGCCACCGACCTGCTCTCCATGGCAGAATCCTCCCTCGCTCACCGCGTCGGCGAAAAATCGCACGCGCACGGTGGATTTAGCTTCCGTGAAATCCGCTACGCCAACCTCGCTGCTCTGCTGGGATCGGCCCCGCAGGGAGCCGCCATTTCCCGTCCCGAAGTCCACCGCGACGACACCGAAGCCTGTTGGGTGCTCGAGGGAGAACTGCGTCTGAAACTCCCGCACGAGACCTGCAACCTCACCGCCGGCGACAGCGTTCAGTTCGACGCCATTCAAGAGCACACCTACGAGGCGCTCACCGACACCCGCTTCCTCATTCTCCATCTCCGCAAGGACAAACGCTACTGA
- a CDS encoding glycosyl hydrolase has protein sequence MRIDESLTLADLAPALSRFWQLSGDKIDLMLREYDLAQGSPVFTQAGKYSTRGWTEWTEGFYYGSAFLQFDATGEQRFADEARKLTVERMASHVSHIGVHDHGFNNLSTYGNWLRLQREGKLPADQIDFCELAVKISGAVQASRWSPTHDGGGYIYSFNGPHSLFVDTIRSCRIVMVAHAMGHSLMGENDESNSLLERALQHIEATARYSVFYGEGRDSYDEWGRTAHESVFNPNDGRFRCPNSQQGYSGFTTWTRGLAWAMVGFPEQLEFLDTLSDAELEPFGGKAKWRELMLKGARATCDWFIANTPTDGIPYWDGGAPGLVNLGDWRERESEPFNAHEPIDSSAAAIGAQGLIRLGRYLGADTADGRRYIQAGLTSFRTLLTDTYLGIAPDHQGLLLHSIYHRPNNWDYTPEGQSIPCGEACMWGDYHLRELALYVDRLRQDQPEYTFFGCLKS, from the coding sequence ATGCGTATTGACGAATCCCTGACCCTCGCCGACCTCGCGCCGGCCCTTTCCCGTTTTTGGCAGCTCTCCGGCGACAAGATCGACCTTATGCTCCGTGAATATGATCTCGCTCAGGGATCACCGGTTTTCACCCAGGCCGGCAAATATTCGACCCGGGGTTGGACCGAATGGACTGAAGGCTTTTACTACGGCTCGGCCTTCCTCCAATTCGACGCCACCGGCGAACAGCGTTTCGCCGATGAAGCCCGCAAGCTCACCGTCGAGCGCATGGCCTCGCACGTCTCGCACATCGGCGTGCACGACCACGGATTTAACAATCTCTCGACTTACGGCAACTGGCTGCGCCTCCAGCGCGAAGGCAAACTTCCGGCCGACCAAATCGATTTCTGCGAACTCGCCGTGAAAATTTCCGGGGCCGTGCAGGCCTCGCGCTGGTCACCCACCCACGACGGCGGCGGCTACATCTACTCCTTCAACGGTCCACACTCGCTTTTCGTCGACACCATTCGCAGCTGCCGGATCGTCATGGTCGCGCATGCCATGGGTCACAGCCTCATGGGCGAGAACGACGAGTCCAACTCCCTGCTCGAACGCGCCCTCCAGCACATCGAGGCCACCGCCCGCTACTCCGTGTTCTACGGCGAGGGTCGCGACAGCTACGACGAGTGGGGCCGCACCGCTCACGAATCGGTTTTCAACCCCAACGACGGTCGCTTCCGTTGCCCCAATTCCCAACAGGGTTACTCCGGCTTCACCACCTGGACCCGCGGGCTCGCCTGGGCCATGGTCGGATTCCCCGAGCAATTGGAGTTCCTCGACACCCTCAGCGATGCCGAGCTCGAGCCTTTCGGTGGTAAAGCCAAATGGCGTGAACTCATGCTCAAGGGCGCTCGTGCCACTTGCGACTGGTTCATCGCCAACACCCCTACCGACGGCATCCCTTACTGGGACGGCGGCGCTCCCGGTCTCGTCAATCTCGGCGATTGGCGCGAACGCGAATCCGAACCGTTCAATGCCCACGAGCCGATCGACAGTTCCGCCGCCGCCATCGGCGCGCAGGGGCTCATCCGTCTCGGTCGCTACCTCGGCGCCGACACCGCCGACGGTCGCCGTTACATCCAGGCCGGTCTCACCTCCTTCCGCACGCTGCTTACCGACACCTACCTCGGCATCGCGCCCGATCATCAAGGGCTCCTGCTCCACTCCATTTACCATCGCCCGAACAACTGGGACTACACGCCCGAGGGCCAATCCATCCCCTGCGGCGAGGCCTGCATGTGGGGTGATTATCACCTCCGCGAACTCGCGCTCTACGTCGATCGCCTTCGCCAGGATCAACCCGAGTATACGTTCTTCGGCTGCCTCAAATCCTAA
- a CDS encoding sugar phosphate isomerase/epimerase family protein: protein MSAAPLTDLDRLCIHTITTKSWDLETAAAKFSAAGVKGITVWRDTYADRDIAATGRMLRDHDLSIVSTCRGGFFPGATASARQTAIDDNRRAIAEAHELGAPLVVLVCGAVPGQSLEDSRKQIADGIAAVLPDCEATGVKLGIEPLHPMYADSRSAVNTLGQANDMCEQLKSPHVGVAADVYHLWWDPNLQTEIARCGEIGALFSFHVCDWRSPTIDFLNDRGLMGEGCINIPQIRGWVEDAGFTGFNEVEVFSHRLWAMDQDEYLKQIIQAYRDHV, encoded by the coding sequence ATGTCTGCCGCCCCTCTCACCGATCTCGATCGGCTCTGTATCCACACCATCACGACCAAATCGTGGGACCTGGAAACCGCCGCCGCCAAGTTCTCCGCCGCCGGCGTCAAAGGCATCACCGTCTGGCGCGACACCTACGCTGATCGTGACATCGCCGCCACCGGACGCATGCTGCGCGACCACGACTTATCCATCGTCTCCACCTGTCGCGGCGGATTTTTCCCTGGTGCCACCGCGTCCGCCCGTCAGACCGCCATCGATGACAACCGACGGGCCATCGCCGAAGCCCACGAGCTCGGCGCGCCGTTGGTGGTCCTGGTTTGCGGTGCGGTCCCCGGTCAATCCCTCGAAGACTCCCGGAAACAGATCGCAGACGGCATTGCCGCCGTGCTGCCCGATTGTGAAGCCACCGGCGTGAAGCTCGGCATCGAGCCGCTTCACCCCATGTATGCCGACAGCCGCTCCGCCGTGAACACCCTCGGTCAGGCCAACGACATGTGCGAACAACTCAAGTCACCCCATGTCGGGGTGGCCGCCGACGTCTATCACTTGTGGTGGGATCCGAATCTGCAAACCGAGATCGCCCGCTGCGGTGAAATTGGCGCACTGTTCTCGTTCCACGTGTGCGACTGGCGCTCCCCCACGATCGATTTCCTCAACGACCGCGGACTCATGGGAGAAGGCTGCATCAACATCCCCCAAATCCGCGGCTGGGTCGAAGACGCCGGTTTCACCGGTTTCAACGAAGTCGAAGTCTTCTCCCACCGCCTCTGGGCCATGGATCAGGACGAATACCTCAAACAAATCATTCAAGCCTACCGCGACCACGTTTAA
- a CDS encoding Gfo/Idh/MocA family protein — translation MKTIGIIMNGVTGRMGTNQHLIRSIKAIIDQGGIKLPDGEVIMPDPVLVGRNQAKLEALAKRVGVSKVSTDLDAELAKPENIIYFDSTLTGQRPNGVRKAIAAGKHIYCEKPTATTSQEAMALYNEVTAAGLKNGVVQDKLWLPGLMKLQHLIDTGFFGKILSVRGEFGYWVFTGEHDTLQRPSWNYRKEDDGGIIVDMICHWQYVIQNLFGDIKSLTCLGATHIPERVDESGKTYKCTADDSAYATFELKNGVICHFNSSWDVRVDRDDLLTLQVDGTHGSAVAGLRDCKFQALAATPRCIWSPDTDSPINYKDGWTKVPTKEPFDNAFKVQWELFLKHVVTDSPFPWNLKEGAKGVQLAELGIQSWEERRWLDIPEL, via the coding sequence ATGAAAACCATCGGCATCATCATGAACGGCGTCACCGGACGCATGGGCACCAACCAACACCTCATTCGCTCCATCAAGGCGATCATCGACCAAGGCGGCATCAAGTTGCCCGACGGCGAGGTCATCATGCCCGACCCGGTCCTCGTCGGCCGCAATCAGGCAAAACTCGAAGCCCTCGCCAAACGCGTCGGCGTCAGCAAAGTTTCGACCGATCTCGACGCCGAGTTGGCCAAGCCCGAGAACATCATCTACTTCGACTCCACCCTCACCGGTCAACGCCCCAACGGCGTGCGCAAGGCCATCGCCGCCGGCAAGCACATCTACTGCGAGAAACCCACCGCCACCACTTCGCAGGAAGCCATGGCGCTCTACAACGAAGTCACCGCCGCCGGTCTCAAGAACGGCGTCGTGCAGGACAAACTCTGGCTGCCCGGCTTGATGAAACTGCAGCACCTCATCGACACGGGCTTCTTCGGCAAAATCCTCTCCGTGCGCGGCGAATTCGGCTACTGGGTCTTCACCGGCGAACACGACACCCTGCAACGCCCTTCGTGGAACTACCGCAAGGAAGACGACGGAGGCATCATCGTGGATATGATCTGCCACTGGCAGTATGTGATCCAAAACCTCTTCGGTGACATCAAGTCGCTCACCTGCCTCGGCGCCACCCACATTCCCGAGCGCGTCGACGAGAGTGGTAAAACCTACAAGTGCACCGCCGACGACTCGGCCTACGCCACCTTCGAGCTCAAGAACGGCGTCATCTGCCACTTCAATTCCTCGTGGGATGTCCGCGTGGATCGCGACGACCTCCTCACCCTCCAGGTTGACGGCACCCATGGCTCCGCCGTCGCCGGCCTGCGGGATTGCAAATTCCAAGCCCTCGCCGCCACGCCTCGTTGTATCTGGAGTCCTGATACGGACAGCCCCATCAACTACAAGGACGGCTGGACCAAGGTCCCCACCAAGGAGCCTTTTGACAACGCGTTCAAGGTGCAGTGGGAACTCTTCCTCAAGCACGTCGTCACCGACTCCCCCTTCCCCTGGAACCTCAAGGAAGGCGCCAAGGGCGTGCAACTCGCCGAACTCGGTATCCAGTCCTGGGAAGAGCGCCGCTGGCTCGACATCCCCGAACTCTAA
- a CDS encoding 3-ketoacyl-ACP reductase — protein MNKTALVTGGSRGIGFGIATALAQEGWNLVINGMRPVESVSGPLDELRAHGVQVAYAPGDIGSATGRAAIIAAAQAAAGGCINLLVNNAGVAPKVRADLLETSEESYDFVVDTNLKGVFFLTQAFAKAMVAAKQADATFSGGIINITSISATVVSINRGEYCIAKAGFGMLTQLFATRLGGEGIPVYEVRPGVIKTDMTSGVTDKYDKLIAEGLCVQPRWGFPDDIGKSVAALARGDFPFSTGQVVMVDGGLTIPRL, from the coding sequence ATGAATAAAACTGCACTCGTCACCGGTGGTTCCCGCGGCATTGGCTTCGGCATCGCCACCGCCCTCGCCCAGGAAGGCTGGAACCTCGTCATCAACGGCATGCGTCCGGTCGAATCCGTTTCCGGTCCCCTCGATGAATTGCGCGCTCACGGCGTGCAAGTCGCCTACGCCCCCGGCGACATCGGCAGCGCCACCGGCCGCGCTGCCATCATCGCGGCCGCCCAGGCCGCCGCCGGTGGATGCATCAACCTGCTCGTCAACAACGCCGGTGTCGCCCCCAAGGTGCGCGCCGACTTGCTGGAAACGTCCGAGGAGAGCTACGACTTCGTAGTCGATACCAACCTCAAGGGCGTATTCTTCCTCACGCAGGCCTTCGCCAAGGCCATGGTCGCGGCCAAACAGGCCGATGCCACGTTCTCCGGCGGCATCATTAACATCACGTCGATCTCGGCCACCGTGGTCAGCATCAACCGCGGCGAATACTGCATCGCCAAGGCCGGCTTCGGCATGCTCACCCAGCTCTTCGCGACCCGCTTGGGCGGCGAAGGCATCCCGGTCTACGAGGTGCGCCCCGGTGTCATCAAGACCGACATGACCTCCGGCGTGACCGACAAATACGACAAACTCATCGCCGAAGGGCTCTGCGTGCAGCCGCGCTGGGGCTTCCCCGACGACATCGGTAAATCCGTCGCCGCGCTCGCTCGCGGGGACTTCCCCTTCAGCACCGGCCAAGTCGTCATGGTTGACGGCGGCCTGACAATTCCCCGTCTTTAA
- a CDS encoding sugar kinase, with translation MSLNIRPASECQFDQISLGEVMLRLDPGEGRIRTTRSFRAWEGGGEYNTSRGLRKCFGYKTGVVTAFVDNEVGHLIEDFIMQGGVATDFIQWREDDGIGRSVRNGLNFTERGFGIRGAVGVPDRGNTAVSQLKVGDVDWDHIFGELGARWFHTGGIYAALSETTPEVVLEAVQSAQKYGTIVSYDLNYRPSLWKSIGGHARCQEVNREIAKYVDVMIGNEEDFTASLGFEVEGVDENISEIETGAFQRMIETAVAAYPNFKVAATTLRRVITATKNDWSAILWHDGKFHESRKYPELEILDRVGGGDSFASGVQFGFMEFNDAQKAVEYGAAHGALASTTAGDTSMATRKEVEKQISGGGARVVR, from the coding sequence ATGTCATTGAACATCCGTCCTGCTTCCGAATGCCAATTTGATCAGATCTCGCTCGGCGAGGTCATGCTGCGTCTCGACCCCGGTGAGGGTCGCATCCGCACCACCCGCTCCTTCCGAGCGTGGGAAGGCGGCGGCGAATACAACACCTCCCGCGGCCTGCGCAAATGCTTCGGCTACAAAACCGGCGTCGTCACCGCCTTCGTCGATAACGAGGTCGGCCATCTCATCGAGGACTTCATCATGCAGGGCGGCGTCGCCACCGACTTCATCCAATGGCGTGAAGACGACGGCATCGGCCGCAGCGTGCGCAACGGCCTCAACTTCACCGAACGCGGCTTCGGCATTCGCGGCGCGGTCGGCGTGCCCGATCGCGGCAACACCGCCGTATCCCAACTCAAAGTCGGCGACGTCGATTGGGATCACATCTTCGGCGAGCTCGGTGCCCGCTGGTTCCACACCGGCGGCATCTACGCCGCGCTCTCCGAGACCACGCCCGAAGTCGTGCTCGAAGCCGTGCAGTCCGCCCAAAAATACGGCACCATCGTTTCCTACGATCTCAACTACCGCCCGTCGCTGTGGAAGAGCATCGGCGGCCACGCCCGCTGCCAGGAGGTCAACCGCGAGATCGCCAAATACGTCGATGTCATGATCGGCAACGAGGAAGACTTCACCGCCTCCCTCGGCTTTGAAGTCGAAGGCGTCGACGAGAACATCAGCGAAATCGAAACCGGCGCCTTCCAGCGCATGATCGAAACCGCCGTCGCCGCGTATCCAAACTTCAAGGTCGCCGCCACCACCCTGCGCCGCGTCATCACCGCCACCAAGAACGACTGGAGCGCCATCCTCTGGCACGACGGTAAATTCCACGAGAGCCGCAAGTATCCCGAACTTGAGATCCTCGACCGCGTCGGCGGCGGCGACAGCTTCGCCTCCGGCGTGCAGTTCGGCTTCATGGAATTCAACGACGCCCAAAAGGCCGTCGAATACGGCGCCGCCCACGGCGCCCTCGCCTCTACCACCGCCGGCGACACCTCCATGGCCACCCGCAAGGAAGTGGAGAAACAAATCTCGGGTGGCGGCGCCCGCGTCGTCCGGTAA
- the eda gene encoding bifunctional 4-hydroxy-2-oxoglutarate aldolase/2-dehydro-3-deoxy-phosphogluconate aldolase, whose translation MFAEATRTRLSAAGVVPVVVINDAAQAVPLARALLAGGVGVIELTLRTAAGLDAIKAIATEVPDMLVGAGTVLTTEQVREVHAAGAAFAVAPGTSRTTLAAALEVGLPFAPGVMTPSDIETAMTMGCRMLKFFPAESAGGVPHLKAMSAPYAHLGVKFMPTGGIKSGQLADYLAVKTVAAVGGSWLATAAQIDAGDWDAITAQAADAMAIVRQARG comes from the coding sequence ATGTTCGCTGAAGCCACTCGCACTCGCCTGTCCGCCGCCGGAGTCGTTCCGGTCGTGGTCATCAATGACGCCGCTCAAGCCGTCCCGCTCGCTCGCGCGTTGCTCGCGGGTGGCGTCGGTGTGATCGAACTCACCCTGCGCACCGCCGCTGGACTCGATGCCATCAAAGCCATCGCCACCGAAGTGCCCGACATGCTCGTCGGCGCCGGCACGGTCCTGACCACCGAGCAAGTGCGCGAGGTCCACGCCGCTGGCGCCGCCTTCGCGGTCGCTCCGGGAACCTCCCGCACCACCCTCGCCGCGGCATTGGAAGTTGGGCTGCCCTTCGCCCCCGGCGTGATGACGCCCAGCGACATCGAAACGGCCATGACCATGGGCTGCCGCATGCTGAAATTCTTCCCGGCCGAAAGTGCCGGCGGCGTGCCTCACCTCAAGGCGATGTCCGCGCCCTACGCCCACCTCGGCGTCAAGTTCATGCCCACCGGCGGCATCAAGTCCGGCCAACTCGCCGACTACCTCGCCGTGAAAACAGTCGCCGCCGTCGGCGGCTCCTGGCTCGCCACCGCCGCCCAAATCGACGCCGGAGATTGGGACGCCATCACGGCCCAAGCCGCCGACGCCATGGCCATCGTGCGCCAAGCCCGCGGCTGA
- a CDS encoding sigma-54-dependent transcriptional regulator, whose amino-acid sequence MNAEHGSILVVDDTPANVAVLFDTLANAGFDVRVARNGVAALRQIVHEAPDLVLLDVMMPELDGYETCRRLRAVASTRHLPVIFMTALSDTADKVKGFEAGATDFVTKPFQAEEVLARVKTQLALRALQQDLEQEVAFRRAAETKLMEANADLEKRVDERTAELRTALADLEKLKNRLQNEVVYLRQEISTSHNFGEIVGQSPTLAETMTQVAQVAPTDSTVLVTGESGTGKELVARAVHQHSRRKAFPLIKVNCGAIAPNLVESELFGHEKGAFTGAMKQRQGRFELAHQGTLLLDEVGELPAETQIKLLRVLQEREFERVGGSETIRVDVRLIAATNRDLLKEVEAGRFRRDLYYRLNVFPVELPPLRERTGDIDLLAHHFVQLHARRLGKRLKQIEANALEALRAYPWPGNIREMQNVLERAAIVARGDTLRESDLALPSAEATGPMPDSLDQLEVMEREILQRALRRCRWQVGGRGGAADLLNRPASTIRDRIKKLGLERPV is encoded by the coding sequence ATGAATGCTGAACACGGATCCATCCTGGTGGTCGACGATACCCCGGCGAATGTCGCCGTGTTGTTCGATACCTTGGCCAACGCCGGTTTCGACGTTCGAGTGGCGCGCAATGGCGTGGCGGCTCTGCGGCAGATCGTGCACGAGGCACCTGACTTGGTGTTGCTCGATGTGATGATGCCGGAGCTCGATGGTTACGAAACCTGCCGTCGGCTGCGGGCGGTCGCATCGACGCGCCATTTGCCGGTGATTTTCATGACTGCGTTGTCGGATACGGCGGACAAGGTGAAGGGCTTCGAGGCGGGGGCCACGGACTTTGTGACCAAGCCGTTCCAAGCCGAGGAAGTGCTGGCCCGGGTAAAAACCCAGCTCGCGTTGCGCGCGTTGCAACAGGACCTTGAGCAAGAGGTGGCTTTCCGGCGGGCGGCGGAAACGAAACTCATGGAGGCGAACGCGGACCTTGAAAAACGGGTTGATGAACGCACCGCTGAATTGCGGACGGCGCTGGCGGATCTCGAAAAACTCAAGAACCGCCTGCAGAACGAAGTCGTTTATCTGCGGCAGGAAATTTCCACGTCGCACAACTTCGGCGAAATCGTCGGCCAGAGTCCGACGCTCGCGGAGACCATGACGCAGGTGGCGCAGGTGGCGCCTACTGATTCCACCGTGCTGGTCACCGGCGAGTCCGGCACGGGCAAGGAGTTGGTGGCCCGGGCGGTGCATCAGCACAGTCGGCGCAAAGCGTTTCCGTTGATCAAAGTGAACTGTGGAGCGATCGCGCCGAATCTGGTCGAGAGCGAGTTGTTCGGTCACGAAAAGGGCGCGTTCACGGGGGCGATGAAACAACGTCAGGGTCGATTCGAGCTGGCCCATCAAGGCACGCTGTTGCTGGACGAAGTCGGCGAACTGCCGGCGGAAACCCAGATCAAGTTACTGCGGGTTCTGCAGGAACGGGAGTTCGAACGCGTGGGCGGCTCGGAAACCATCCGGGTCGATGTTCGACTGATTGCGGCGACCAACCGCGACCTGCTAAAGGAAGTCGAAGCAGGCCGCTTCCGCCGTGATCTCTATTACCGGCTGAACGTGTTTCCGGTGGAGCTGCCCCCGCTGCGGGAACGCACCGGCGACATCGATCTGCTGGCGCATCACTTCGTGCAGTTGCACGCTCGGCGATTGGGCAAGCGATTGAAGCAGATCGAGGCCAATGCGTTGGAGGCGTTGCGGGCGTATCCCTGGCCGGGGAATATTCGTGAAATGCAGAACGTGCTGGAACGTGCGGCCATCGTGGCGCGGGGCGATACCCTGCGGGAATCCGATCTGGCGTTGCCGAGCGCTGAGGCGACGGGACCGATGCCGGACAGCCTGGATCAACTTGAAGTCATGGAGCGAGAGATCCTGCAGCGCGCGTTGCGTCGCTGCCGTTGGCAGGTGGGGGGGCGCGGTGGGGCCGCGGACCTCCTGAATCGCCCCGCCAGCACGATTCGCGATCGGATTAAGAAGCTGGGTCTCGAACGTCCTGTCTGA
- a CDS encoding response regulator: protein MNAADPSLGSSAPARLRRLVLGSALVLPGLCIFAVVVAMLMWTLSRGGGEWRDAEPDLTFLIDDPAAPFDGTAVVAGELDARFQPLSEFGGRLHGRAHGEYWLRIRLRPEDRGPDGSLLIQFNEGRNIWTLRELTLHDAEGTVVARTGYEVPLAERSGRGSGFTLLVPSNVAAVDAVYLHAHTHQKFFPSFFLWGDDAAAVLTNTRLDGLYFINSGVIITLILVHCVVFAGLRRRYQFYFLLFLVATQVHASMLHYAQSGWWPWLSEDGFFESAVAAVSLAYLALIWFSRHFLELPERMPMMDRLLKATAVLHVLILLVARITHDGFGWNAFAAFWIGKNVLTNVLLIVAAFLAWRRGVRHARLFLPAVGVFILFNAYQQGVRFGVVPGAPFPIAALDFSHLFAEVQAFLLSFAIADQVAGIVRARDAARQESIRHLESRRELEARATENLEREVAVKTRDLQSEVERTQRAEMAAAEALATADRASRAKSAFLASMSHELRTPLNAIMGYAQILERASDSDEQTRRAATTIRRSGDHLLALINDILDMSRIEAGKIEITTGEFGPAGVMNQVVDMMGLKAREKGLRLEVEIGDELHRPVTGDERHWRQVLVNVVGNAVKFTDQGFVRVAAGRSTDDDAWVRVRIEDTGPGVPDALKEAIFEPFRHVSPGERVHEGTGLGLAISRKLTGLMGGRLSVADRVGGGSVFQVELPLPEAGGSAVTDAPLSLPTGYEGERRRVLVVDDHRDNREMVAQMLTALGFLVDQAEDGGEALRKLGAEPFDLVIIDLVMPVMDGFEAVRRIRQEAAWNHLKIVASSASVFEEDRSQSIAAGCHDFLPKPIRESALVAVLERQLDLVWIRADAPDTGSIAPRLAARYASAPWDGLRLAAVRGEIARIRSEWTALRKALPASDALVREMDAAIDGFDPDRVVALIDQAVPALSSSSSHEC, encoded by the coding sequence ATGAACGCCGCCGACCCGTCCCTCGGATCTTCTGCCCCGGCACGATTGCGCCGTCTGGTGTTGGGGAGTGCGCTGGTTTTGCCTGGCCTGTGCATCTTCGCGGTCGTCGTCGCGATGTTGATGTGGACGTTGAGCCGCGGCGGCGGGGAATGGCGGGATGCGGAGCCGGACCTGACGTTTTTGATCGATGATCCGGCGGCACCCTTCGACGGGACCGCGGTGGTGGCGGGCGAACTCGATGCGCGCTTTCAGCCCTTAAGCGAATTCGGCGGGCGACTGCACGGCCGAGCTCACGGGGAATATTGGCTGCGCATCCGGCTGCGGCCGGAGGACCGCGGGCCGGACGGCTCGCTGTTAATTCAGTTTAATGAAGGTCGGAATATATGGACGCTGCGCGAGCTGACGTTGCACGACGCGGAGGGCACGGTCGTGGCACGCACGGGTTATGAAGTGCCGTTGGCGGAACGCAGCGGGCGGGGGTCGGGCTTCACGCTACTGGTCCCATCGAACGTCGCCGCGGTGGACGCGGTTTACCTGCACGCCCATACCCACCAGAAGTTTTTCCCGTCATTCTTCCTGTGGGGGGATGATGCCGCGGCGGTGCTCACCAATACCCGGCTGGACGGACTGTATTTCATCAACAGCGGGGTGATCATCACGTTGATCCTGGTGCACTGCGTGGTGTTCGCGGGACTGCGTCGGCGGTATCAATTCTACTTCCTGTTGTTTCTGGTCGCGACGCAGGTGCATGCTTCGATGTTGCACTACGCGCAGAGTGGCTGGTGGCCGTGGCTCAGTGAGGACGGCTTCTTCGAGTCGGCGGTCGCGGCGGTGTCGCTCGCTTATCTGGCGTTGATCTGGTTCAGCCGCCACTTTCTCGAGTTGCCGGAACGGATGCCGATGATGGACCGGTTGCTCAAGGCCACGGCGGTGCTGCACGTGCTGATCCTGCTGGTCGCTCGCATCACGCATGACGGTTTCGGCTGGAACGCCTTCGCCGCGTTCTGGATCGGCAAGAACGTGCTCACCAATGTGCTCCTGATCGTGGCGGCCTTTCTGGCGTGGCGCCGCGGGGTGCGACATGCGCGGCTCTTTCTGCCGGCCGTGGGCGTGTTCATCCTGTTCAATGCCTACCAACAGGGGGTGCGTTTTGGCGTCGTGCCCGGCGCGCCGTTTCCCATCGCGGCCCTGGATTTTTCCCACCTCTTCGCGGAGGTGCAGGCGTTTTTGTTGAGCTTCGCCATTGCCGATCAAGTGGCGGGCATCGTCCGGGCGCGTGACGCGGCCCGGCAGGAGTCGATCCGCCATCTGGAATCGCGGCGGGAGCTCGAAGCGCGGGCGACGGAAAACCTGGAGCGCGAGGTGGCCGTCAAGACCCGCGACCTGCAGTCGGAAGTGGAACGCACGCAGCGCGCGGAAATGGCCGCCGCTGAAGCGCTGGCGACGGCGGACCGCGCGAGTCGCGCGAAGAGCGCGTTTCTGGCGAGCATGAGCCATGAACTGCGCACGCCGCTCAACGCCATCATGGGTTATGCGCAAATCCTCGAACGCGCGTCGGATTCGGATGAACAAACCCGGCGGGCCGCGACCACGATTCGCCGCAGTGGGGACCACCTCCTGGCGCTCATTAACGACATCCTGGACATGTCGCGCATCGAAGCCGGCAAAATCGAAATCACGACCGGTGAATTCGGGCCGGCCGGAGTGATGAACCAAGTCGTCGATATGATGGGGCTCAAGGCTCGCGAGAAAGGCCTGCGGCTTGAGGTCGAGATCGGTGACGAACTCCACCGACCGGTGACCGGTGATGAACGGCACTGGCGCCAAGTTCTCGTGAACGTGGTGGGCAACGCCGTCAAATTTACGGATCAAGGTTTCGTGCGGGTCGCGGCAGGACGATCGACGGACGATGACGCGTGGGTGCGGGTGCGGATCGAGGACACCGGGCCCGGGGTGCCGGACGCGCTCAAGGAAGCCATCTTCGAGCCGTTTCGCCACGTGTCCCCCGGAGAACGGGTGCATGAGGGGACCGGACTGGGGCTGGCGATCAGTCGGAAACTCACCGGACTCATGGGCGGTCGCCTCAGTGTCGCGGATCGCGTCGGCGGGGGCAGCGTATTCCAAGTCGAACTGCCGTTGCCGGAAGCCGGGGGCAGCGCCGTCACCGATGCCCCGTTGTCATTGCCAACTGGATACGAAGGAGAACGTCGGCGCGTGCTGGTGGTCGATGACCACCGTGATAATCGCGAGATGGTCGCCCAGATGCTCACCGCCCTGGGGTTCCTCGTGGACCAGGCGGAAGATGGCGGGGAGGCTCTGCGCAAGTTGGGGGCGGAACCCTTCGATCTAGTGATCATCGACCTGGTCATGCCGGTGATGGACGGGTTCGAAGCGGTGCGCCGGATTCGACAGGAGGCGGCGTGGAATCACCTGAAGATTGTAGCCTCGTCCGCCAGTGTGTTTGAGGAAGATCGTAGTCAGAGTATCGCCGCGGGGTGCCATGACTTTCTGCCCAAACCGATCCGGGAGTCGGCGTTGGTGGCGGTGCTGGAGCGGCAGTTGGATCTCGTCTGGATCCGGGCGGACGCGCCGGATACGGGCTCAATCGCTCCGCGGTTGGCCGCCCGGTATGCAAGCGCCCCATGGGACGGGCTGCGCCTGGCGGCGGTCCGTGGCGAGATCGCGCGGATCCGAAGCGAATGGACTGCCCTGCGAAAAGCGCTGCCGGCGAGCGATGCGCTGGTTCGCGAAATGGATGCCGCGATCGACGGATTCGATCCGGATAGGGTGGTGGCGTTGATTGACCAGGCGGTGCCGGCGTTATCCTCTTCCTCGAGCCATGAATGCTGA